Genomic segment of Iocasia fonsfrigidae:
GTTAATGGATCATAAGGCTAGCTTTAAACTGATGGTTATGGAGAGATTAGGAGCAGATATAGCTAAGGAGATTGAATGGTCTTCACCCAGGTTATTATGTATTGCAGGTGATTTCACTAAATTTGATGAACACGCTGTTAGACAGATAAACCGGAATATTGAACTGATAAGATATAAAAAATATGAAGATGAACTGCTGTTATTAGAACTGGTGAATGCTAGTTCTGGTACTACTGATGTTATTTCTAATACCGAAACCGGTATTGTGGAGAAAAAGAAATATAAAACTGTAACAGATTATTTGAATCAATCAGATGAGAAGCTTACAGACCTTTATGAAAATATAAGAGAATTTCTTTTAAATCTGGGTAATGATGTTCAGGAGAAAACCCTACAATATTATATTGCCTTTAAACGTTTTCATAATTTTGCTTGTCTGGTAATACAGCCTAAAACCAATAACATACTGGTTTATCTAAAAGTTAATCCAAAATCCATAGAACTGGAAGAAGGTTTTACCAGGGATATGACTGGAATTGGGCATGTAGCTCCAGGTGATTTAGAGGTAACTCTTTATAATAATGAAGATTTTGATAAAGCCAAGGATTTATTTGTGAGAAGTTATGAGGGGAGTTGATTTCAGTGGTGGTATATCATAGGGAAAAGATCTTTAAAGAAGCCATAGAAAAATAGGTCTTAGAGCATGGTTATGAAAAGGGATATTTAAAA
This window contains:
- a CDS encoding DUF5655 domain-containing protein, whose translation is MSDLKLFNIRNGVQELKGESVALEKSLQNLLEANLSDFLGVRFLASEYSTGEIHGGRMDTIGIDENNCPVIIEYKRSMNQNVINQGLYYLDWLMDHKASFKLMVMERLGADIAKEIEWSSPRLLCIAGDFTKFDEHAVRQINRNIELIRYKKYEDELLLLELVNASSGTTDVISNTETGIVEKKKYKTVTDYLNQSDEKLTDLYENIREFLLNLGNDVQEKTLQYYIAFKRFHNFACLVIQPKTNNILVYLKVNPKSIELEEGFTRDMTGIGHVAPGDLEVTLYNNEDFDKAKDLFVRSYEGS